GATTCAAGGTTTGGAAATGGAATGGCAGCAGGCCTGGTCAGCCAATTGGCATACTTATGCCAATCTTGAGCTAATTTCGGGGCGTGATCGCGACAATAGCCGTGATTTAGCCTTAATTCCTGCTAATAATGCCTTGGTTGAGTTGCAATATCACTTTACGCAGTTGAGTTGGCAAGAATCGGCACAAGTGCGTTTCGGGGTTAAAGCCGTAGCGGCGAGAAAATCACCTGGTGATTTTGAGCCTTTTGGTCAGTTTGATGATGAGTCAATTGGGGTAGCTTCCACCGATGCGTATAGTGTTTGGCACCTTGCTTATCAAACCGATTGGCGCGTGAAAGGCCAAACCTGGCAGGTTACGGCTCGCGTTGATAACCTGTTTGATACCGCCTACCGCGACTACCTCAATACCTACAAAGGTTTTGCGCAAGACCTAGGTCGCAATGTCGCAGTATCGGCGCGGTTAAGCTTTTAAGTTAGCGTTGTTTTAGGTTAACCAGCGCGCTCAGAAACGGGCGCGCTGATTCGCTAAACGCTGGGTTAATCCCCAGCTATCTTTATCGATCAAAGTCTCAATATAATTTTCGACCCCATCATCCAGCTGGTGAAAGAAATTCAGACCAGTGCGTTGTTCAATCTCTCGAACCGTCACCACCAGTGTGCGTAGATCCTCATCCCCCTTCACATTTTGCGGCACAATAAACGCCAACACCTTGGGCGGTTGATCGGCTGTTTCACCCGGTTGAATAAAGATTTTATAAAAGCTGTCCGGAATCGCAATGCGCTTGGCCGAACTGGGTAAAAAATTTGGTTTGTCACTAAAAATAGGTCCGGTGACTACCCAGAATGGTCCGTGAGCTTGCGAAAATTGATTGGCGGCTAAGGCTTCAATCCGTTGCCAGGTGCGACGATTTAAGTCTGGGCGTTGTGGTGAAATGTTGGTCATTAAAAAGGTTTGCTGTTGTGCTTGCGCGCCATAACGAGTAGCAATGACATGATTCGGGGCTAAATGGCCGCGATCATAACCTGATCCTGTGTAGTCGTCATGGGTAATACAAGCAACAAAGGTTAAACAACGCAGGCTACGCCAATCACTTTCAAAGCGACTAGGTCTGGGTAAATTAGCGGCATTATCTGGGCGCGGCAGTACCTGATAACTGACCCATAAAGGATTGCCCAACCAGTCAGAATAACCAACCATAAAAGCATCGTTGCGGATAATGCGTTTGGTCCATTGGGTTTGCCAATCCTGATGCACGGGTACGCCAGCAAACACCATCGCCGGGCGGGCAATATAATGCTCATAGCTATACCAGCCAGCTATGACGAGCATAAGCAGACCTGCTTTCAGCCAAGATCGTTTATTGCGCCGCGCTTTAAAA
This Thiomicrospira cyclica ALM1 DNA region includes the following protein-coding sequences:
- a CDS encoding DNA/RNA non-specific endonuclease; translated protein: MSPRTSPKTGSSKAPTKRAPAKRRAPSRAASNPFKARRNKRSWLKAGLLMLVIAGWYSYEHYIARPAMVFAGVPVHQDWQTQWTKRIIRNDAFMVGYSDWLGNPLWVSYQVLPRPDNAANLPRPSRFESDWRSLRCLTFVACITHDDYTGSGYDRGHLAPNHVIATRYGAQAQQQTFLMTNISPQRPDLNRRTWQRIEALAANQFSQAHGPFWVVTGPIFSDKPNFLPSSAKRIAIPDSFYKIFIQPGETADQPPKVLAFIVPQNVKGDEDLRTLVVTVREIEQRTGLNFFHQLDDGVENYIETLIDKDSWGLTQRLANQRARF